One window from the genome of Metabacillus flavus encodes:
- a CDS encoding polysaccharide deacetylase family protein codes for MEKRQPTSKYLWIKTSVLAVLGLVLVSLWMGTDFHKPVKAKVKSQEIGTLSHGGREEFMKADPPKSMIPNPPEPKQQIRGKTVFLTFDDGPSYATDEILDVLGKYDAPATFFMLEPNMVKHAEEVKRIVQTGNAAGLHGVSHKPKVFYANPESVVGEMSKSRDTLKKLTGVSTSLVRTPYGSVPNLSEPEQQALYASGFQYWDWNVDSFDWKFNKPEYVTDVLNQVEKHHHDFPDEPIVILMHDRVPSPEALSQLLPELKKRGYTFDVIKESMEPVHLK; via the coding sequence GTGGAAAAAAGACAGCCGACGTCAAAGTACTTATGGATAAAAACAAGTGTACTCGCAGTATTAGGCCTGGTTCTCGTGTCGCTTTGGATGGGAACAGATTTCCACAAACCAGTCAAAGCTAAGGTGAAAAGCCAGGAAATTGGAACGCTCAGCCATGGAGGCAGGGAAGAATTTATGAAGGCGGATCCGCCAAAATCAATGATTCCAAACCCCCCGGAGCCGAAGCAGCAAATCAGGGGAAAAACGGTATTTTTAACGTTTGATGACGGTCCCTCCTATGCCACCGATGAGATTCTGGATGTACTAGGAAAATATGACGCACCAGCCACATTCTTCATGCTCGAGCCTAATATGGTTAAGCATGCGGAAGAGGTCAAACGCATTGTTCAAACAGGGAATGCTGCAGGACTGCACGGAGTCTCACACAAGCCGAAGGTCTTTTATGCCAATCCCGAATCTGTCGTAGGAGAAATGAGCAAATCAAGGGACACACTTAAAAAATTAACAGGTGTCTCAACAAGCCTTGTCCGCACTCCTTATGGAAGCGTGCCAAACCTTTCAGAGCCCGAACAGCAGGCGCTTTATGCATCGGGCTTTCAATATTGGGACTGGAATGTCGACAGCTTTGACTGGAAGTTCAACAAGCCTGAATACGTAACAGATGTTCTTAATCAAGTAGAAAAGCACCATCACGATTTTCCAGACGAGCCCATTGTAATCTTAATGCACGACCGGGTTCCTTCACCGGAAGCTCTCAGTCAGCTCCTTCCTGAGCTGAAAAAACGCGGGTACACTTTTGATGTTATTAAAGAGAGCATGGAACCAGTTCATTTAAAATAG
- a CDS encoding SDR family NAD(P)-dependent oxidoreductase, whose product MESTGYVLITGASGGIGMELAKIAAGKGYSLILAARNEKKLLELKADLEKKHGISVVVHQADLSKPEEITKMAEEFKIKNLKVSYLINNAGFGLFGEFIETDLMDELNMIDLNVRSLTHLTKLFLPDMAERNEGGILNIASTAAFQPGPLMAVYYATKAYVLSFTEALENELKDTNIRVSALCPGPTDTGFSERADLGKSKLFKNGVMRADQAAQAGFDGWMKGKTVIVPGLQNKILAGSVRFMPRKMITTIVRSVQGKN is encoded by the coding sequence ATGGAATCAACAGGTTATGTACTGATCACAGGTGCCTCAGGCGGAATTGGAATGGAACTTGCTAAAATTGCAGCTGGAAAGGGGTATTCACTTATCCTCGCAGCAAGAAATGAGAAAAAACTGCTGGAGCTGAAGGCGGACCTTGAGAAAAAGCACGGTATTTCAGTTGTGGTCCATCAGGCAGATTTATCAAAACCTGAGGAAATAACGAAGATGGCAGAAGAATTTAAAATAAAAAACCTAAAGGTATCCTATTTGATCAATAACGCAGGGTTTGGTTTGTTTGGTGAATTTATTGAAACAGATCTCATGGATGAATTGAATATGATTGATTTAAATGTCCGTTCCCTGACGCACCTTACAAAACTGTTTCTTCCGGATATGGCAGAGCGTAATGAGGGAGGCATCCTTAACATTGCTTCAACTGCAGCCTTCCAGCCTGGTCCCTTAATGGCTGTTTATTATGCAACCAAAGCGTACGTCCTTTCTTTCACAGAGGCTCTTGAAAATGAACTGAAGGATACAAATATCCGTGTATCTGCTCTCTGCCCGGGTCCTACCGATACCGGCTTTTCAGAAAGAGCTGACCTCGGCAAATCCAAGCTTTTCAAGAACGGTGTCATGCGTGCTGATCAAGCTGCACAAGCAGGATTTGATGGTTGGATGAAAGGGAAAACGGTCATCGTTCCAGGACTTCAAAACAAAATTCTCGCTGGATCTGTCCGTTTCATGCCGAGAAAAATGATCACCACCATTGTGAGGAGCGTGCAGGGCAAAAACTAA
- a CDS encoding ArsR/SmtB family transcription factor has protein sequence MSEPVLDIFRSCTPIFQALGDAARQDIILLLAKHDTLTVNQIAEQSHLSRPAISHHLKVLRDNQLVAIEQKGTQRYYSLSLDQSVDLLKQLISKIEEECDL, from the coding sequence ATGTCAGAACCCGTTTTAGATATTTTTCGCTCTTGCACGCCTATTTTTCAGGCACTTGGCGATGCAGCCAGACAGGATATCATCTTGCTGCTTGCGAAGCATGACACCTTAACCGTTAATCAAATTGCTGAGCAATCCCATCTTTCGCGTCCTGCTATTTCCCATCATTTAAAAGTACTGAGGGACAACCAGCTTGTGGCGATTGAACAAAAAGGAACTCAGCGCTATTATTCATTATCTCTCGATCAGTCTGTAGACCTGTTAAAACAGCTGATATCAAAAATAGAAGAAGAGTGTGATCTTTAA
- a CDS encoding aldehyde dehydrogenase — MIDTKLDEIQQIIKEQQTYFAAQKTKNISFRMEQLKKLKNGVKKHEQAIAEALALDLNKSELEAYSTEIGILYEEINFTLKRLRNWAKPKKVRTALTHTGSRGYVIQEPFGAVLIIAPWNYPFQLALSPLVGAIAAGNTAVIKPSELTPNVSALIKKILQEQYPASYIAAAEGGVATSQALLEQPFDYIFFTGSVPVGKVVMEAAAKHLTPVTLELGGKSPTIVDEHANIKLAAKRIVFGKFTNAGQTCIAPDYLLVQKKVKQELLDAMKDAINEFFGDKPLESSRYSKIVNDRHYSRLTRYLNDGEILFGGTRADETHRIAPTLLDQVDPDSPVMTEEIFGPIFPVMEYDTLDEAIEFVNSRPKPLALYLFTESKETEAEVTNLISFGGGCINDTLMHIATPYLPFGGVGESGMGSYHGKYSFETFSHAKSVLKQTTKFDFSFRYPSAKNGLKLVKRLLK; from the coding sequence ATGATTGACACAAAGCTTGATGAAATCCAACAAATTATCAAGGAGCAGCAAACGTATTTTGCTGCTCAAAAAACAAAAAATATTTCTTTCCGGATGGAACAGCTGAAGAAGCTAAAGAACGGAGTGAAAAAACACGAACAAGCGATTGCAGAGGCATTGGCACTGGATTTGAATAAATCCGAGCTTGAAGCTTACTCGACGGAAATCGGTATTCTATATGAAGAGATAAATTTTACGTTAAAGCGTTTAAGGAATTGGGCTAAGCCTAAAAAGGTGCGTACGGCATTGACTCACACGGGTTCAAGAGGGTATGTCATTCAGGAGCCCTTTGGAGCAGTGCTAATTATTGCACCATGGAACTATCCTTTTCAGCTCGCTTTATCTCCCCTAGTCGGAGCAATCGCAGCAGGGAACACAGCGGTTATTAAGCCTTCAGAGCTAACGCCAAACGTCTCGGCGCTGATAAAGAAGATTCTTCAGGAACAATACCCAGCCTCCTACATTGCAGCCGCTGAAGGAGGGGTAGCTACCAGTCAAGCCCTTCTGGAACAGCCATTCGATTACATCTTCTTCACGGGAAGCGTCCCAGTCGGAAAAGTAGTGATGGAAGCAGCAGCCAAGCACCTTACCCCCGTCACACTTGAATTAGGCGGGAAAAGTCCAACGATTGTAGATGAGCATGCCAATATTAAACTTGCAGCTAAACGAATTGTATTCGGTAAATTTACGAACGCTGGACAAACATGTATTGCTCCGGATTATCTGCTTGTACAAAAAAAAGTAAAACAAGAGCTGCTCGATGCAATGAAGGATGCAATAAATGAGTTTTTTGGAGATAAACCTTTGGAAAGCAGCAGGTATTCAAAAATTGTGAACGATCGCCATTACAGCAGACTCACTCGTTATCTAAATGATGGAGAAATCCTTTTTGGAGGAACGCGAGCTGATGAAACCCACCGGATTGCACCAACACTGCTCGATCAGGTGGATCCAGATTCACCAGTAATGACTGAAGAAATTTTCGGACCGATTTTTCCTGTAATGGAATATGACACTCTGGATGAAGCCATTGAATTCGTGAATTCCCGACCAAAGCCGCTCGCTCTCTATTTATTTACAGAAAGCAAAGAGACGGAGGCTGAAGTGACAAACCTTATTTCTTTTGGCGGGGGATGCATCAATGATACCCTCATGCACATAGCAACTCCCTACCTCCCATTTGGGGGAGTCGGTGAAAGCGGGATGGGAAGCTATCACGGGAAATACAGCTTTGAAACCTTTTCCCATGCTAAGAGCGTGCTGAAGCAGACGACAAAATTTGACTTTTCCTTCCGATACCCTTCAGCAAAGAACGGTCTTAAATTAGTAAAAAGATTATTAAAGTAA
- a CDS encoding methyl-accepting chemotaxis protein yields the protein MNASKNRLMLWVSAVCIAVACGIQVIHRFFPMHMHMEHTGSDSLILIAAIILPVLLLIAAVFFYKKDTSHRLVPLLIVLTLTFSSIAMIVSGEGMVVYHFSIFLVVALAAYYDSIKLISVMTVLFAIPHLIAMFAFTGLFFGDHDYTWFMFFIHAFYLVLTSGGISWQIYSKNKYTRELLQKNEWQKQSLDRLTEELASTARRIVENVDRLTEHGEMSSLVSRQIKDSASEVAAGTVSQVEEAKQSEEKMLDMQNGAVKISSAAAGIRELSFNANKLVNAGKGSLEDTERQMENIHETFGTLARSIQALQGQSKQIGGIVSEIASIADQTNLLALNAAIEAARAGEAGKGFAVVADEVRKLAGKSNESTEKISHLIEAIQNDIQQVTEEMNAGSVVVQEGLLKVETTAAAFEQINAASNDVAAGTDRVAEEVTRFLQTITEVSDSISSMSSALQLSKKASGEMITSMESQSEAVHHLGTIIQSLGELTVNLNGLVASLGENK from the coding sequence TTGAACGCATCGAAAAACAGGCTTATGCTGTGGGTCTCCGCAGTGTGCATTGCCGTAGCCTGCGGTATACAAGTTATCCATCGCTTTTTTCCAATGCACATGCATATGGAGCATACAGGCAGCGATTCACTGATTCTAATCGCTGCAATCATCCTTCCGGTCCTCTTATTGATTGCTGCTGTTTTCTTTTATAAGAAAGACACAAGTCATCGGCTTGTTCCGCTCTTAATTGTACTGACTTTAACTTTTTCAAGCATCGCTATGATCGTTTCCGGAGAGGGGATGGTTGTGTACCACTTTTCGATCTTTCTGGTCGTAGCGCTTGCTGCCTATTATGACAGTATCAAATTGATTTCGGTAATGACTGTGCTTTTTGCCATTCCTCACCTGATCGCTATGTTTGCCTTTACAGGTTTGTTTTTTGGAGATCACGATTATACATGGTTTATGTTCTTCATACATGCGTTCTATCTCGTTCTAACCTCAGGGGGAATTTCTTGGCAAATCTACTCGAAGAATAAATACACCCGTGAGCTGCTTCAGAAAAATGAATGGCAAAAGCAATCTTTAGATCGCCTCACAGAAGAACTGGCTTCTACCGCTCGCCGCATTGTTGAAAATGTGGACAGGCTGACTGAGCATGGTGAAATGAGCAGCCTGGTAAGCCGCCAAATCAAAGATTCAGCCTCTGAAGTAGCAGCGGGTACGGTAAGCCAAGTGGAAGAGGCAAAGCAGAGTGAAGAAAAAATGCTCGATATGCAAAATGGCGCGGTGAAAATCTCAAGTGCGGCTGCCGGGATACGGGAATTGTCCTTTAACGCTAATAAACTAGTGAACGCAGGGAAAGGATCCCTAGAAGATACAGAGCGTCAAATGGAAAACATTCATGAAACGTTTGGTACGCTGGCCCGCTCCATTCAGGCCCTTCAAGGTCAATCCAAGCAGATTGGGGGCATTGTTTCAGAAATAGCTTCCATTGCTGATCAGACCAACCTGCTGGCATTAAATGCTGCGATCGAAGCCGCCAGAGCAGGAGAAGCAGGAAAAGGATTTGCCGTGGTGGCGGATGAGGTCCGGAAGCTTGCAGGAAAGTCAAACGAATCCACTGAAAAAATAAGCCATCTTATTGAAGCAATTCAAAACGATATCCAACAGGTGACCGAAGAAATGAATGCCGGTTCAGTTGTTGTCCAGGAAGGTTTGCTCAAAGTCGAAACGACTGCCGCAGCCTTTGAACAAATCAACGCTGCCTCCAATGATGTTGCTGCAGGCACAGACCGGGTGGCAGAGGAAGTAACCCGTTTCCTTCAAACCATTACCGAAGTAAGCGACTCCATTTCCAGCATGTCATCCGCTCTGCAGCTAAGCAAAAAGGCAAGCGGCGAAATGATCACAAGCATGGAAAGCCAATCAGAAGCGGTTCATCATCTTGGAACCATAATTCAATCCCTGGGAGAGCTCACCGTAAACCTGAATGGATTGGTCGCATCGCTTGGGGAGAATAAGTAG
- a CDS encoding NUDIX hydrolase — protein sequence MNQEALKNYDSSKYRTPDGYTSDIAVFTIHSEKREHKPPIVSMMLMLIQRSEITAEGTPNIEGGKWALPGGFVQPDETALEAAHRELLEETGVRGIHMKHYGVYDRPGRDPRGWILSNAHYAIVPEDVLNGRKASDDAEDVQLFRLADLKSIHLAFDHEELISDAIREIRSDLLQTTAAKNFLPEEFTYSELQAVLLTVTDDPAIKSEQSFARKIKTLPFIQEAEGKTTARTSKKPAKLYRFVEMDIIKPIYTARY from the coding sequence ATAAATCAAGAGGCCTTAAAAAATTACGATTCCAGCAAGTATCGGACACCCGATGGATACACGTCAGACATCGCCGTATTTACGATTCATTCAGAGAAGCGGGAGCATAAGCCGCCAATTGTAAGCATGATGCTAATGCTGATTCAGAGATCAGAAATCACTGCAGAGGGCACCCCGAATATTGAGGGCGGAAAATGGGCTCTTCCGGGAGGATTTGTTCAGCCGGATGAAACAGCACTTGAAGCCGCACACCGGGAGCTTTTAGAGGAAACCGGGGTAAGAGGTATTCATATGAAGCATTACGGTGTATATGACCGTCCTGGAAGGGATCCGCGCGGATGGATTTTATCCAATGCCCATTATGCGATTGTTCCTGAGGATGTGCTGAACGGACGAAAGGCAAGTGATGATGCGGAGGATGTACAGCTTTTCCGCTTGGCAGACTTAAAGTCAATTCATCTTGCTTTTGATCATGAGGAGTTAATTTCCGATGCCATTCGCGAAATCCGTTCAGATCTGCTTCAGACGACGGCAGCGAAGAATTTTTTGCCTGAGGAATTTACCTATTCGGAGCTGCAGGCAGTGCTTCTAACGGTAACCGATGACCCCGCCATTAAAAGCGAGCAGTCATTTGCCAGGAAAATAAAGACACTTCCTTTCATACAGGAAGCAGAGGGGAAGACAACAGCCAGAACCTCAAAAAAGCCTGCTAAGCTGTACCGTTTTGTAGAAATGGATATCATAAAGCCAATCTATACGGCACGCTACTAA
- a CDS encoding cysteine hydrolase family protein, which yields MTRGLIVIDYTNDFVADNGALTCGKPGQVIESEIVRVTKDFIESGDTVVFAVDFHKMNDPFHPETALYPPHNIEGTLGRELYGALQDLYEQNQHLGHVIWMDKTRYSAFAGTNLEILLRERGITELHLIGVCTDICVLHTAVDAYNKGFKITVHEKAAASFDEDGHKWALRHFKGSLNAEIK from the coding sequence ATGACCAGGGGATTGATTGTGATTGATTACACAAATGATTTTGTTGCGGATAACGGAGCACTGACTTGCGGCAAGCCGGGTCAGGTGATTGAATCAGAAATCGTGAGGGTAACGAAAGATTTTATTGAGTCTGGAGATACCGTTGTTTTCGCAGTTGATTTTCATAAAATGAATGATCCATTTCATCCGGAGACAGCTCTTTACCCTCCTCATAATATTGAGGGAACCTTAGGAAGAGAGCTTTACGGAGCGCTTCAGGATCTATATGAACAAAATCAGCATCTCGGCCATGTTATTTGGATGGATAAAACAAGGTACAGCGCATTTGCAGGAACAAATTTGGAAATCCTTCTCAGAGAGAGAGGAATTACGGAGCTTCATCTGATTGGGGTATGCACAGACATTTGTGTTCTTCACACGGCAGTAGATGCCTATAATAAAGGATTTAAGATTACGGTTCACGAGAAGGCAGCAGCCAGTTTTGACGAAGATGGCCATAAATGGGCGCTGAGGCATTTCAAAGGCAGCTTAAATGCGGAAATCAAGTAG
- a CDS encoding nicotinate phosphoribosyltransferase: MHGKYEDDSLALHTDLYQINMAETYWEDGVHNNKAVFELFFRKLPFGNGYAVFAGLERVIQYLEGFRFSESDLEFLRELGYKEDFLAYLKDMRFTGSVRSMEEGELVFGGEPMIRVEAPLAEAQLVETALLNIVNFQTLIATKACRIKQAVGDQTVMEFGSRRAHELDAALWGTRAAFIGGLEATSNVRAAKLFGIPAAGTHAHALVQAYRDEYTAFHKYARRHKDCVFLVDTYDTLKSGVPNAIRVAQELGDKINFVGIRLDSGDMAYLSKKARKMLDDAGFTETHIIASNDLDEDTIMNLKSQGARIDTWGIGTKLITAYDQPALGAVYKLVSIEGNDGRMEDTIKISGNPEKVTTPGMKRLYRIINTNNHKSEGDYIALEEENPNEEERLKMFHPVHTYISKFVTDFEARDLHKDIFKDGKLIYDLPSIQDIQGKVKSNLEELWDEYRRKLNPEDYPVDLSEKCWENKMRNIREVKEKVEKIRKG, from the coding sequence ATGCACGGCAAATATGAGGATGACAGCCTGGCCCTTCATACGGACCTTTATCAAATAAATATGGCGGAAACATACTGGGAAGACGGTGTCCATAATAATAAGGCTGTTTTCGAATTGTTCTTCAGAAAACTGCCGTTTGGCAATGGATATGCAGTCTTTGCAGGGCTGGAGAGGGTTATTCAGTATTTAGAGGGATTTCGTTTCTCTGAAAGTGATTTGGAATTTTTAAGGGAGCTTGGATACAAGGAGGATTTCCTCGCTTACCTGAAAGATATGCGATTCACCGGTTCCGTTCGCTCAATGGAAGAAGGAGAGCTTGTTTTCGGAGGTGAGCCGATGATTCGGGTTGAAGCTCCACTTGCAGAAGCCCAGCTCGTTGAAACGGCTTTGCTGAATATCGTAAACTTCCAGACGCTGATTGCAACGAAGGCATGCCGAATTAAACAGGCTGTCGGGGATCAGACGGTAATGGAATTCGGTTCAAGACGGGCGCACGAATTGGATGCGGCTCTGTGGGGAACACGGGCTGCCTTTATCGGCGGACTTGAAGCAACCTCGAATGTCCGGGCTGCGAAGCTTTTCGGAATTCCGGCTGCAGGTACGCATGCCCACGCGCTTGTTCAGGCATACCGGGACGAATATACAGCTTTTCATAAATACGCCCGGCGCCACAAGGACTGCGTCTTCTTAGTTGATACATACGATACGCTGAAGTCCGGTGTTCCTAATGCGATCAGAGTGGCACAGGAGCTGGGTGATAAAATTAATTTTGTTGGGATCCGTCTTGACAGCGGAGATATGGCGTACCTGTCTAAAAAAGCGAGAAAGATGCTGGACGATGCAGGATTTACAGAAACTCATATTATCGCATCCAATGATTTGGATGAAGACACCATTATGAATTTAAAATCACAGGGAGCGCGCATTGACACTTGGGGAATCGGCACGAAGCTCATCACTGCCTATGATCAGCCTGCGCTGGGAGCTGTGTACAAGCTAGTCAGCATTGAAGGCAATGATGGCCGGATGGAAGACACCATTAAAATCAGCGGGAATCCTGAAAAGGTCACAACGCCTGGCATGAAACGCCTCTACAGGATTATCAATACGAATAACCATAAATCAGAAGGCGATTATATTGCGCTTGAGGAAGAGAATCCGAATGAAGAAGAACGCCTGAAAATGTTCCATCCGGTTCATACGTACATCAGCAAATTCGTCACGGATTTTGAAGCGCGTGATCTCCATAAAGATATTTTCAAAGACGGAAAGCTCATCTATGATCTTCCATCCATTCAGGATATTCAAGGCAAGGTAAAGAGTAACCTTGAGGAGCTTTGGGATGAGTACAGAAGAAAGCTGAATCCTGAGGATTATCCGGTCGATCTCAGTGAAAAATGCTGGGAAAACAAAATGAGAAATATCCGTGAGGTTAAAGAGAAGGTTGAAAAAATAAGAAAAGGGTGA
- the nadD gene encoding nicotinate (nicotinamide) nucleotide adenylyltransferase, protein MAKIGIYGSSFDPVTNVHLWTASTVAHRCKLDRVIFLPCSSKRKDKSLNTTDEHRIAMLQMALKNNEKFILDDYEMKQDSWNVYTYHTMQHFHSLFPGDEVSFIMGADLLEDIAEGKWKYSDELIANNKFIVMARNGIDMLKTISRSPFLRNYDDGTRFHLIDKGLAMEISSTYIREELAKGGEPRYLLPDACYDYVKKHGLYQ, encoded by the coding sequence ATGGCGAAAATCGGAATTTACGGCAGCTCATTCGATCCAGTCACAAACGTTCATTTATGGACAGCCAGTACAGTAGCACATCGCTGCAAGCTGGACCGGGTCATTTTTCTTCCTTGCTCAAGCAAAAGAAAGGATAAGAGTCTGAACACCACCGATGAACACCGGATAGCCATGCTGCAGATGGCCCTTAAAAACAATGAAAAATTCATTTTAGATGACTATGAAATGAAGCAGGATAGCTGGAATGTGTATACGTATCATACAATGCAGCATTTTCACTCCCTTTTCCCAGGCGACGAAGTGTCTTTCATCATGGGTGCCGATCTCCTGGAAGACATTGCAGAGGGAAAATGGAAGTATTCTGATGAACTGATTGCCAATAATAAGTTTATCGTCATGGCCCGAAATGGTATAGATATGTTAAAGACGATTTCCCGTTCGCCCTTTTTGCGCAATTATGATGACGGAACGAGGTTTCATTTAATTGATAAAGGGCTTGCAATGGAAATCAGCAGCACGTATATACGGGAAGAGCTGGCGAAGGGCGGAGAACCGCGCTACCTGCTTCCAGATGCCTGCTATGATTATGTGAAAAAACATGGATTATACCAATAG
- the nadE gene encoding ammonia-dependent NAD(+) synthetase, whose protein sequence is MSMQKQIMKELNVQAQIDPAQEIRKRVDFLKEYVKKTNTKGFVLGISLGQDSTLAGKLNQMAVEELREEGYDASFLAVRLPYKVQHDEHDAKLVFEFMKPDKIVSFNIAPAVDGFTETYNEADEVKLADYHKGNVKARIRMTAQYAFGGQHGLLVTGTDHAAEAVTGFFTKYGDGGADILPLTGLTKRQGKALLKELGCPESLYMKAPTADLLDDKPQQADETELGIKYDELDDYLEGKEVSSEVAEKIEKRYMITEHKRQLPASMFDGWWK, encoded by the coding sequence ATGAGCATGCAAAAGCAGATTATGAAAGAATTGAATGTACAAGCCCAAATTGACCCGGCACAGGAAATCCGTAAACGCGTGGACTTTTTGAAGGAGTATGTGAAAAAAACGAACACAAAAGGATTTGTTCTTGGAATCAGTCTTGGACAGGACTCCACTCTTGCAGGCAAGCTGAATCAGATGGCTGTTGAAGAGCTTCGCGAGGAAGGCTACGATGCCTCATTCCTGGCCGTACGTCTGCCGTATAAAGTTCAGCATGATGAGCACGATGCCAAGCTTGTCTTCGAATTTATGAAGCCGGACAAAATCGTAAGCTTTAACATTGCGCCTGCAGTGGACGGCTTTACTGAAACATACAACGAAGCCGATGAGGTTAAGCTCGCAGATTACCATAAAGGCAATGTAAAAGCACGAATCCGGATGACCGCTCAATATGCGTTCGGCGGACAGCACGGCTTGCTTGTAACAGGAACTGACCACGCCGCTGAAGCGGTAACAGGATTCTTTACCAAATACGGAGACGGCGGAGCGGATATCCTGCCGCTTACCGGCTTAACAAAAAGACAGGGAAAAGCCCTTCTTAAAGAACTTGGCTGCCCGGAAAGCCTGTACATGAAAGCTCCAACTGCCGACCTGCTGGATGATAAGCCGCAGCAGGCAGATGAAACCGAGCTTGGAATTAAGTATGATGAGCTTGATGACTACCTGGAAGGCAAGGAAGTATCAAGTGAAGTGGCTGAGAAGATTGAAAAGCGCTATATGATCACAGAGCATAAGCGCCAGCTGCCGGCTTCGATGTTTGATGGCTGGTGGAAGTAA
- a CDS encoding DMT family transporter yields MIRVYAALGGLSLIWGLSFVFIKVLVGPAGMWGTVFLRCAAGALLLLPILLAKRKTIPRKIPWIPLLIIGVLNTGLPWGLVALSETVISSSSASILNATTPLWTGLIGLLFFSAALAARQWIGLVMGLIGILIFIDFDVMKLAQENFTGVGTMLIATLCYGTSAQLTRKYLGNSGVLFTSAVSLMVGALVGLIGMFFSQPIELAALANGPVILAIIGLGCFGSGIAQLLFYYITKEGGPEIAVSATFLIPVTALLWGAFLLQEKISSHAIWGLFVILAGVYLATRKKKAAVSISESA; encoded by the coding sequence ATGATTCGTGTATATGCTGCACTTGGAGGTCTCAGCCTTATTTGGGGACTTTCCTTTGTTTTTATTAAAGTTCTCGTCGGACCGGCCGGTATGTGGGGAACGGTCTTTTTGAGATGCGCAGCCGGAGCGTTATTGCTCCTGCCCATTTTACTCGCAAAAAGAAAAACCATCCCGCGCAAAATCCCTTGGATTCCGCTTCTGATCATTGGCGTCCTGAACACCGGACTGCCATGGGGCTTAGTCGCGCTCAGCGAAACGGTCATTTCAAGCAGCTCCGCTTCGATTCTGAACGCCACCACTCCGCTATGGACCGGACTGATCGGACTGCTTTTTTTCTCGGCTGCATTGGCAGCAAGACAGTGGATCGGGCTGGTTATGGGACTGATTGGAATTCTGATTTTCATCGACTTTGACGTTATGAAGCTTGCACAGGAAAACTTTACGGGAGTCGGTACGATGCTGATTGCGACACTTTGCTATGGCACCTCTGCCCAGCTTACGAGAAAGTACTTGGGGAACAGCGGCGTGCTGTTTACATCGGCTGTATCCCTGATGGTCGGAGCATTGGTTGGACTGATCGGCATGTTTTTTTCACAGCCCATTGAACTTGCGGCTCTCGCCAACGGCCCGGTTATCCTGGCAATTATCGGACTCGGCTGTTTCGGATCGGGAATTGCCCAGCTTCTTTTTTATTACATTACGAAAGAAGGCGGACCGGAAATTGCGGTTTCGGCGACGTTCCTTATTCCCGTTACCGCTCTGCTGTGGGGAGCCTTCCTGCTGCAGGAAAAAATCAGCTCTCATGCCATTTGGGGACTGTTTGTTATTTTAGCCGGTGTTTATCTGGCGACCAGAAAAAAGAAAGCGGCTGTTTCGATCAGTGAATCTGCGTAA
- a CDS encoding bifunctional transcriptional activator/DNA repair enzyme AdaA — protein sequence MRNYEWEAIVSCNTAFDGQFFYGVKTTNIFCRPSCRSRTPLRQNVQVNGSAEFFIHQGYRPCKRCQPDAEVLPDPKQHLIRNAKRLIEERYQEELTLQTLADSLYISPYYFHKTFKELAGKSPAQYVAEIRIAAAQALMNEGTYSIAEISSLTGFKKPSHFSRVFKRLTGESPSNFRQKVLK from the coding sequence ATGCGCAATTACGAATGGGAAGCCATTGTTTCCTGTAATACAGCTTTTGACGGGCAATTTTTCTACGGAGTGAAGACAACGAACATATTCTGCAGGCCTTCTTGCCGTTCAAGGACTCCCTTGAGACAAAATGTTCAAGTGAACGGCTCTGCAGAATTTTTCATTCATCAAGGCTACCGTCCCTGCAAGCGATGCCAGCCCGATGCGGAAGTGCTTCCTGATCCTAAGCAGCATCTGATTCGAAATGCAAAAAGACTGATTGAAGAGAGATACCAAGAGGAGCTGACTCTTCAGACATTAGCCGATTCTCTCTATATCAGCCCTTATTATTTTCATAAAACGTTTAAAGAATTGGCAGGAAAATCACCTGCTCAATATGTAGCGGAAATCCGTATCGCAGCCGCTCAAGCCTTAATGAATGAAGGGACATATTCGATTGCGGAAATCTCCAGTCTGACCGGTTTCAAAAAGCCTTCCCATTTTTCAAGAGTGTTTAAGCGGCTGACCGGTGAATCTCCATCCAATTTTAGACAGAAGGTGCTTAAATGA